CTCGGACGTTTTAGAGAATTCCGCTATGCTCTTTGTGGCAAAGGTTGCGTCGCATCTACCCGAAGGGTACACTCCTTTCGAGGAAGTGGAAAAAGCGATAAATCAAAAACTGAGTCTGGAGCGCGCCAGGGAGCTGGCCGTCAAAGAGGCTGAAGAAGTATACGACCTCATAAAATCGGGGACACCTATCGAAAAGGTCGGAGAAAACAAAGGGTATCCCTATGCCACGACGGAGAATATCACGCGCAAATCGTCTATTCCAGGTCTGGGACGAGTCCCCGAGATAATAGGAATGGCGTTTGCCATGCAGTCGTACGGGGACATTTCCCGTCCGATTCCCCATGACAACGGCGCCGCCATTATAAGACTGCTGGAGAGGACATCGCCGAATCTTGAAGATTTCAACCGCGCTCAGGATTCAATAAGAGTCGCCGTGTTGCAGAAGAAACAACAGGATTTGTATGGGCGCTGGTTTGAAAACCTGGTGCAGAATTCCAAAATCGAGAATTTCGTAGACAAATTCTACAGCGGAACCTGACCGCGCCGTAATGATTTGAAAGACCCCGCCTGATGCGGGGTTTTTTATTGGAAGCGCAGGTCGGTGACAATCTTGCGCTTGGCGCGAAACTCCCGCAGTTCTTCAATATCAAGTATGGAAGTGAGGATGGCTGAGGTCGCTTCAGAATAGATATCGACTCTCTCCAGAATTCCCCATGGCGCCGCAATCAAGGAGCGTCCTTGAAGCGGTTTGCCGAATAAGGTTCCGACACCGCAGGTCTTGACCACAAATGCCCCGGCCAGCTCCGCCCCGCGCAGATATATCTCTCGGTCCCGATTGTGCTTCTCCGACTTTGATTCCCCCGGCCGAAATGCCGAGGTGGTCGGAATAAAAATTATATCAGCCCCTTGCCCTCCAACCATCCGAAAGAGGTCAGGATTCAAGGCGTCGGCGCATATCATTACCGCTATCCGGATGCCGTCAATATCATCGATTAAGGTCCGGTCGCCGGGAAGAATCCCGCGAGCAATTTCACCGCTCACCGGATTTAACTTGCGGTATTTACCGTAAAAAACTCCCCGGTTATAAATGTACGAACTATTGTAGAGCGAGTCCCCTTCTCCCTCGACCACCGAGCCGCCGACCAAAAAGGTGGAGAGTTCTTCGGAAAGGGAGCGAAGGTATTTCAGGTGCTCAATCGACATCAAAGCGGCGCGGGCGAAATCGGGAGTAGCCGGGTCTATAAGGCTGTATTCAGGCAAACAGATAAAGTCGGGGCGCTGACGAAAAATGAACAGCTTCTCCTCGATAGTAAGCTTCTTGCCCAAAAATGTCTGAACAGCGGCAACTTTTATAAGCATTCTATCAATCGGTTATAATGAAAGTACAGAATGTAATACGTCCTCGTCCCCTCAAAGTTCCTGTCCCATATGTCGACCAAGGATACTAAGGCAAAGTTAGATATCGGGTTACACAGCAATTAGCGGGAGAATATTTTTGGGGTCAAACTTTGATTTGATTCTGAGAGAGTATCGAGCGGAGATATTCTCCTCAGGCTCCTGGTACAACTGATAGAATTTGCGATAGTCGATAGCATTCTGCACCAGAGTATTATACTCATCTTTGATAGAAAAGGGGAGCACTCGCAAAGTCACCGTGACAATCATCCCCAGCATGCCCCAGGAAGAAAAATAGATTTTGACAATATCGAATCCGGAGACAGATTTGAAACAGGCCGAGCCCGGTTTTATCAGATCGCCGGTGGGAGTGGCGATTTCGGCCATGATTAGATAACGGCTCAAGGGAAGCGGTTGCGTTCCGCGCTGAGCGGTAAGGCCGACAGCAATCGCGCCGGCGATAGAGCCGACATACGGCAGGTCGCTATGAGGTAGAAATAAGCCGTATTCCGAAAGTTCCTGGTTCAGTTCACGAAGAGGATATCCGGCGCCGACTTCGATATAGAAATCATCCGCGGCGACTTTAAGCAGGGTATTTAGACGGTCGCTGCGCAGGGTCATCAGGTCAGCGAATTTCTCACCGAACGGGTCCATCTGGTTGCCGAATCCGGTAATAAACAACTGCTGCCGGGCTTGATTTGCCATACGAAACAGCGCCGCAGCTTCGGCGCCGTTCTCCGGATGAAAAGTGGCAATCCCCTTTTGATAGGTAAGCCGGTCATCCGGAAAACTCTGTTTAACATCGGCAATGAAGGCATCCAGTTTTGACACAGTCGCATTCTAAAGAAATCTGCAACTCAAGTCAAGAGCCGCCGCTGCTCATAAGAAAACCCCCGCCAATTGGCAGGGGTTTCTTTATTAGGAGATGCGTAAGGGGTCAATTAATACATGTCACCGTAACCGCCGCCGCCCGGCATTGCCGGCGCAGCCTTCTTCTCTTCCGGCTTTTCTGTAATAATCGCTTCCGTGGTCAGCAGAAGACCGCCGATAGAAGCGGCATTTTCCAGAGCCGTGCGGGCTACTTTGGTCGGGTCAATGACGCCGGCTTTAATCATATCTTCATAGGTGCCGGTTTCGGCGTTATATCCGAACGCCCCGTTTTCGCGGATAACTTTGTCCACGACAATGGAGCCTTCGACACCGGCATTGCTGGCAATCTGACGAATCGGCTCTTCCAGCGCCTTGCGTATTATATTGACGCCAATCATCTCATCGTCGGACATTTTTAACCCCTCCAGAGCCTTCATTGCTCTCAGGAAGACAACACCGCCGCCGGGAACAATTCCCTCTTCAACGGCTGCCCGGGTGGCGTGCAGCGCATCCTCGACACGGGCTTTCTTCTCTTTCATTTCCGTCTCGGTAGCGGCGCCGACATTTATGACCGCCACACCGCCGGCAAGTTTAGCAAGACGCTCCTGCAGTTTCTCCCGGTCGTAGTCCGAGGTGGTCTCTTCAATCTGACGTCTAATCTGGCCGATGCGGGCTTTGATATCATTGGTGTTACCGGCGCCTTCGACGATAGTAGTGTTGTCCTTATCCACCACGACTTTCTTGGCGCGACCCAAATCGGACACGACCGTATTTTCCAGCTTGAATCCGAGCTCTTCGGAAATAACTTTGCCGCCGGTCAGAACTGCGATATCCTCGAGCATCGCCTTTCTCCGGTCGCCAAAGCCGGGAGCTTTTACCGCCCCTACTTTCAGGGTGCCGCGCAGTTTATTGACAACCAGCGTTGCCAGCGCTTCACCTTCGATATCTTCGGAAATAATCAGCAGCGGGCGGCCCATCTGGGCGACTTTTTCCAGAATCGGAAGAAGGTCTTTCATAGTCGAGATCTTCTTGTCATGAATCAGAATCAAGGCATCTTCCAGAACCGCTTCCATATTGTCGGCATCAGTTACAAAATACGGGGAAACATAACCGCGGTCGAACTGCATCCCTTCGACTACTTCCAGAGTAGTCTCAATTGTCTTGGACTCTTCGACTGTGATGACACCGTCTTTGCCGACTTTATCCATCGCCTCGGCAATCTTGTCGCCGATTCCCTTGTCGTTGTTGGCGGAAATAGTGCCGACCTGCCGAATCTTGTTGAGGTCTCCGGCAACCGGCTGGGAAATCTTGCGGATTTCGCCGACAACTTTCTCCACGGCGAAGTCAATCCCGCGCTTGAGCGCCATCGGATTCACCCCGGCGGTTACCGATTTAATCCCTTCGCGATAAATAGCCTGCGCCAATACAGTCGCGGTGGTGGTGCCGTCACCGGCAACATCAGAAGTTTTCGAAGCCACTTCCTTGAGCATCTGAGCGCCCATATTCTCAAAGTGGTCTTCCAGCTCAATCTCTTTGGCGACCGAGACACCATCTTTGGTTACCGTCGGTGACCCGAATTTCTTATCCAGAATAACATTGCGCCCTTTGGGACCCAGAGTCACCTTGACGGCATCCGCCAGTTTATCGACTCCTCTTTTAAGTTTCTCGCGCGCTTGCGCATCATATTCAATCAGTTTAGCCATATTATCACTCCTTTGGATTTATTTGGAAACTATAGCGAGAATATCAGACTCACGCATAATCAGGAATTCTGAACCGTCCAGGGTAACTTCTGTCCCGGAATATTTGCCATAAAGAACGCGGTCCCCTTTCTTGACTTCCATCGGAACTTTCTTGCCGTCTTCCGTGGTCCGTCCCGGACCGACTTCCATCACTTCACCCTCTTGCGGTTTCTCTTTGGCTGTATCCGGTATAATGATACCGCCCTTTTTCACTTCCGCCATCTCGACCGGCTTTACCACGACACGGTCGGCCAATGGTTTCACCATCATATTGTATCCTCCAAACTGCAAAAAATTAAAAGTTGCTTCTTGTTAACCTGCTTGACTGTTAGCACTCAACCATGGAGAGTGCTAACAGTCGGCAAATATATTCTTTTACGCCAAATTGTCAAGCGGTTTCAAGATTTTTTTGGTATCGGTGTAATCTATTGATTATTAAGCAGTTATCTAAATGGCGGGATAGCCGGCAATTATCTTCAGGCCATCCAGAGTCAGGGTTGGATAAGTCGCTTCGATGAACTTCGATTCTGCTGCAAAGTCAGTGGCAAGTCCGCCGGTTGCAATCACCCGGGCCGGGGTCATCAGTTCCTCCATTATCAGCTGAATAATGAGGTCCACCTGTCCTACGGTGCCGTAGAAGAGTCCGGATTTGATTGACTCGGCGGTGGTTCGCCCGATAACACGTGCCGGTTTTTCGATTCTTACCTCAAAAAGACGTGCCGCTCGCCGCGCCAATTCCCCGCTGGAGGTCTCCGGTCCCGGAGCAATCACTCCGCCCAGGTAGACACCTTCGGCCGTGATGACATCAAAAGTGGTGGCGGTACCGTAGTCAACAATGATAAGCGGTCCACCAAAACGGACAAAACCGGCGACGGCATTGGCAATACGGTCGGCTCCGACCGCAGTCGGGTCATGGTATCCAATTTTTATAGGAAGATTTAACTTTGATGAGACG
This portion of the Candidatus Zixiibacteriota bacterium genome encodes:
- a CDS encoding carbon-nitrogen hydrolase family protein; its protein translation is MLIKVAAVQTFLGKKLTIEEKLFIFRQRPDFICLPEYSLIDPATPDFARAALMSIEHLKYLRSLSEELSTFLVGGSVVEGEGDSLYNSSYIYNRGVFYGKYRKLNPVSGEIARGILPGDRTLIDDIDGIRIAVMICADALNPDLFRMVGGQGADIIFIPTTSAFRPGESKSEKHNRDREIYLRGAELAGAFVVKTCGVGTLFGKPLQGRSLIAAPWGILERVDIYSEATSAILTSILDIEELREFRAKRKIVTDLRFQ
- a CDS encoding FAD-binding protein; the encoded protein is MSKLDAFIADVKQSFPDDRLTYQKGIATFHPENGAEAAALFRMANQARQQLFITGFGNQMDPFGEKFADLMTLRSDRLNTLLKVAADDFYIEVGAGYPLRELNQELSEYGLFLPHSDLPYVGSIAGAIAVGLTAQRGTQPLPLSRYLIMAEIATPTGDLIKPGSACFKSVSGFDIVKIYFSSWGMLGMIVTVTLRVLPFSIKDEYNTLVQNAIDYRKFYQLYQEPEENISARYSLRIKSKFDPKNILPLIAV
- the groL gene encoding chaperonin GroEL (60 kDa chaperone family; promotes refolding of misfolded polypeptides especially under stressful conditions; forms two stacked rings of heptamers to form a barrel-shaped 14mer; ends can be capped by GroES; misfolded proteins enter the barrel where they are refolded when GroES binds), with amino-acid sequence MAKLIEYDAQAREKLKRGVDKLADAVKVTLGPKGRNVILDKKFGSPTVTKDGVSVAKEIELEDHFENMGAQMLKEVASKTSDVAGDGTTTATVLAQAIYREGIKSVTAGVNPMALKRGIDFAVEKVVGEIRKISQPVAGDLNKIRQVGTISANNDKGIGDKIAEAMDKVGKDGVITVEESKTIETTLEVVEGMQFDRGYVSPYFVTDADNMEAVLEDALILIHDKKISTMKDLLPILEKVAQMGRPLLIISEDIEGEALATLVVNKLRGTLKVGAVKAPGFGDRRKAMLEDIAVLTGGKVISEELGFKLENTVVSDLGRAKKVVVDKDNTTIVEGAGNTNDIKARIGQIRRQIEETTSDYDREKLQERLAKLAGGVAVINVGAATETEMKEKKARVEDALHATRAAVEEGIVPGGGVVFLRAMKALEGLKMSDDEMIGVNIIRKALEEPIRQIASNAGVEGSIVVDKVIRENGAFGYNAETGTYEDMIKAGVIDPTKVARTALENAASIGGLLLTTEAIITEKPEEKKAAPAMPGGGGYGDMY
- the groES gene encoding co-chaperone GroES; the encoded protein is MMVKPLADRVVVKPVEMAEVKKGGIIIPDTAKEKPQEGEVMEVGPGRTTEDGKKVPMEVKKGDRVLYGKYSGTEVTLDGSEFLIMRESDILAIVSK
- a CDS encoding type III pantothenate kinase; amino-acid sequence: MLLAIDIGNTNTVIGLFDGERLIDHFRAASVHSLTVDECGFFVAGLLERLKFAPEKVSQVVIASVVPRLTPVYEGMSRKYFKQEPLVVSSKLNLPIKIGYHDPTAVGADRIANAVAGFVRFGGPLIIVDYGTATTFDVITAEGVYLGGVIAPGPETSSGELARRAARLFEVRIEKPARVIGRTTAESIKSGLFYGTVGQVDLIIQLIMEELMTPARVIATGGLATDFAAESKFIEATYPTLTLDGLKIIAGYPAI